The Spirochaeta cellobiosiphila DSM 17781 genome contains the following window.
ATGATGATTATGGTGTAGGAATGGTTATAAAACGACAGGGGAATGGGAAAGATACCGTATTGGTAATACGTTTTGAGAGTGGTAAAGTGGCTCAATTTATCGAAGAATTTGCACCAATAGAGCAAATCGGATCATGGGACTATTAAATGGATTTATTGCAATATGTACCTGATATTAAAAGATGTAGAGAATACAAGCTCTATCCTTATGATGGCAGTGTTATCCTTGATCTTAACTTGTTAGGAGGCGCTGCTTATTGGGGGCATCGTCCTAAAAATCTAGGTACAAAAATAAAGAATCAAATATCAACTGGTGCTGTTAGTTTTCTTCCAACAAAATGGCATAAGCATCTTAAGAAGCATCTGAAGAGAAAGTTTCCTGAGGATAGGGTTCTTTGCTTTTCCTCAAAGGCTCAGATGGAATTGTTTTTATCAAAGCACCATGATTTGGATGTGGGGGTATGGAGAACAGAATTAAGCCGCCCTTCGAATAAGGCTTTAACTCCTGTGTTGCCTCAAAACTTATCTTCAGCCTGTCTATTAATAGTATCAACTGATATTCCCTTAATGGATTTTGAAGAAGATATTACCAGTTTAGATGCCATCGCTTTAATTCGCGGTATAGAAGATTTCTTTAAGGTATCCCAGGGGCTTGTAAGTTTGCCAGCTAATAGTTTGTGGACACAGCAGGGCCGTTATTTGACATATATAAATAAAGAACATCATTATAAGGACGTTTTTCAAAAATTCCTTGATAACAATATTCTTTTATCTCATAGAGCTGATGTTCCTTCTATTTTACCAGATTTGATAATTTCCAGTGAGCTTCATAGAATAAATAAGGTTATGGTAGAATTTAGATGAATACAAATCTGACGATCATAGATGGTGTCATGACTTTACTAGGTGCTGTCTTGTCTATACTCGTTATTATTGTTTGGACGAATAAGCGGGATAGTGTATGGTGGTTCATAATGTCTGCTGTGCTAGTTTATTTTTTAGGCAATCTGTACAATGTATTAGCATCTATAGGAATATTGTCCTGGGATATTGCACAAATTCACAATGTATCTTTTCTAAAACCTGTATTTGATACCCTCCCAGTAATATTCATGATAATAGCTATGATTTTTAAGTTAGTTCATATTAATCGTAGCTGGGATTAGTCTTCTTCGATGATAACAGCAGAACCTGGACAATCCTTAATTAGTTGATGGATGATTGCCTTTTCTTCCTCTCCCTCTATCTCTTTGATTATATCAGCTGTATAATCTCCCATTTCGAATAAATCGGGACTCATTTCTTCGCAAATTCCACAACCGATGCATAAGTTTTTGTTGATTTTTACTATCATTGATAGAAATTACTAATAGAAAATGTAAATATCAAGTCCTTCCGTGTATTGACTTTATCTATGAAAAATGAGAAATTTCGGGTCTCGTTACGAGTCAGCTTAACTTTGTAAGAGATAGGTGGAAAGACCAAAATGAAAACTATATTTGTCAAACCTGCTGAAGTTGCCAGAAAATGGTACATAATTGATGCACAGGATCAAGTATTAGGGCGCGTTGCTGTAAGAGTTGCTTCTGTACTTAGAGGTAAGAATAAGCCTTGCTACACTCCTCACCAGGAAATCGGTGATTATGTTATTGTTATTAATGCAGATAAAATGAAGCTTAGCGGTAACAAGAACAAAACAAAGCTATATTACAGACACTCTGGATATCCAGGTGGATTAAGTGTTGATACTTATGAAACACTTAGTGCTAAGAAGCCCGGAGCTCCTTTAGAAAAGGCAATCAAGGGTATGTTACCTAAGGGACCTTTAGGGAGAAAATTGTTCAAGAATGTGAAGGTGTACACTGGTGACAGACACCCTCATGCTGCACAACAACCAGAAGTATTGAATGTATAGGCTAGGAGTAAGTAAGTGATAAAGAATATTGCCAATGGTACAGGACGACGAAAAACTTCCGTTGCAAGGGTTTACCTTCGTAGTGGAAAAGGAAATATAACAATCAATGGTAGAACTATTGAGGATGTTTTCCCATTAGCAGAATTACAGTCTGTCGTTAAGGCTGCCTTAAACTTAACTGATACTGCTTCAAAATATGATGTTTTGGTAACAGTAAGAGGTGGAGGAATAAACGGTCAAGCTGAAGCTGTTAGACACGGTATGTCTAGAGCCTTAGCTTCATTAAGTGATGAGAATAGAAAAGTTTTAAAAGCTAACGGATTCCTTACTCGAGATTCCAGAATGGTT
Protein-coding sequences here:
- a CDS encoding ferredoxin — its product is MIVKINKNLCIGCGICEEMSPDLFEMGDYTADIIKEIEGEEEKAIIHQLIKDCPGSAVIIEED
- the rplM gene encoding 50S ribosomal protein L13: MKTIFVKPAEVARKWYIIDAQDQVLGRVAVRVASVLRGKNKPCYTPHQEIGDYVIVINADKMKLSGNKNKTKLYYRHSGYPGGLSVDTYETLSAKKPGAPLEKAIKGMLPKGPLGRKLFKNVKVYTGDRHPHAAQQPEVLNV
- the rpsI gene encoding 30S ribosomal protein S9, encoding MKNIANGTGRRKTSVARVYLRSGKGNITINGRTIEDVFPLAELQSVVKAALNLTDTASKYDVLVTVRGGGINGQAEAVRHGMSRALASLSDENRKVLKANGFLTRDSRMVERKKFGQRGARRRFQFSKR